A stretch of Mucilaginibacter terrae DNA encodes these proteins:
- a CDS encoding site-specific integrase, with protein sequence MVNFSITYTKIEGIEEEQTTLLWLMTYHNTEIKKLLEPGTMKNYYSTERYVKEFLVNKKKRKDIYLSQLDYRFVVDFEIYLRQRTPDKGQRPCSNNTIMKHIERLRKMMNIALKNDWIVKDPFVRFERHIITKDRQCLELEELEAVKELELEKDGLKIVRDNFVFSCYTGLAFADICQLSDDHLVTDIEGEKWIEMVRQKTANFSGKKFYVLLLPEAIALIRKYKGHPMAVSAGTVFPVYSNQTTNRYLKRISKEANLNFELTYHIARHTFATTVTLENGVPMESVSKMLGHSSIRTTQIYSKVKKKKVSSDMKLLRERLKQA encoded by the coding sequence GTGGTCAACTTCTCCATAACATACACTAAGATAGAAGGTATCGAAGAGGAGCAGACCACGTTGTTGTGGTTAATGACCTATCATAATACCGAAATCAAAAAACTGTTGGAGCCTGGTACGATGAAAAACTACTACAGTACCGAGCGTTACGTCAAAGAGTTTTTAGTCAACAAGAAGAAACGGAAAGACATCTACCTCTCACAGCTTGATTACAGATTTGTAGTTGATTTTGAAATCTATTTGCGCCAGCGCACACCGGACAAAGGGCAGCGCCCTTGCAGCAACAACACAATCATGAAACATATTGAGCGCTTACGCAAGATGATGAACATCGCGCTTAAAAATGACTGGATTGTCAAAGACCCGTTTGTAAGGTTTGAGCGGCATATTATCACCAAGGACAGGCAGTGTTTAGAGTTGGAAGAACTGGAAGCCGTCAAAGAATTGGAATTAGAAAAAGATGGACTGAAGATCGTCCGGGATAACTTTGTTTTCAGTTGTTATACAGGGCTGGCTTTTGCCGATATATGCCAGCTAAGTGACGACCATCTGGTCACCGACATCGAGGGTGAGAAGTGGATCGAAATGGTCAGGCAGAAGACCGCTAATTTCTCAGGCAAAAAATTCTATGTGCTGTTATTGCCCGAAGCCATTGCCTTGATCCGAAAATATAAAGGGCACCCAATGGCGGTTAGTGCGGGAACGGTGTTCCCGGTTTATTCCAATCAAACGACCAACCGTTATCTGAAAAGGATCAGCAAGGAAGCCAATCTGAATTTTGAATTAACTTACCATATCGCACGTCACACGTTCGCCACAACGGTGACTTTAGAAAATGGCGTGCCGATGGAAAGCGTGTCAAAAATGCTCGGTCATTCCAGCATCCGCACTACCCAAATCTATTCCAAGGTAAAAAAGAAAAAGGTTAGTTCCGACATGAAGCTGTTGCGGGAGCGGCTAAAGCAAGCTTGA
- the istA gene encoding IS21 family transposase gives MSKIRKILKLYSQQRPLMSIAAQVDASRNTVKKYVSAFKASGCTFEEVNSLNDKELEDFFGKTREQPPSSRMQSMLRCFPHVDKELKRTGMTRYMLWEAYIKEFPDGYRYSQFCFYYNQWKARVNPTMHMDHKAGDKLYVDFAGEKMNLTDKDTGEIISVEVFVAILGASQLTYAEAVMSQQKEDFIAACENTLHFIGGVPAAIVPDNLKAAVTKSSRYEPTLNETFEDFAEHYGTTILPARAYRPRDKALVEGAVKILYSKVYAPLNKQTYHSLADLNAAIWEALEVHNTQFLKGRNYSRRLQFEEVERHTLTPLPVMRYQFKQHFYAKVIKNGHVNLGPDKHYYSVPYRYIGKRVKLLYSRTTVEIFSNYERIALHKRNKNPYGYTTDKEHLATTHRFKADWSPDMFLDWAASIHEDVRLYILKILDRKQHPEQAYKSCLGVLGFAKKAGNERLIVACQRALSYGIYNYKTIQTILENNMDSYEESLFADELPMPSHNNN, from the coding sequence ATGAGTAAGATAAGAAAGATCTTAAAGTTGTACAGCCAGCAGCGTCCTCTAATGAGCATAGCTGCCCAGGTTGACGCATCCCGAAACACCGTAAAGAAGTACGTATCCGCCTTTAAGGCCAGCGGCTGCACGTTTGAAGAAGTCAATTCCCTGAACGATAAGGAGCTGGAAGACTTTTTTGGCAAGACCAGAGAGCAGCCACCCAGCAGCCGTATGCAGTCCATGCTACGGTGCTTCCCCCACGTAGATAAAGAACTGAAGCGTACCGGCATGACCCGCTATATGCTGTGGGAGGCCTATATCAAAGAGTTTCCTGATGGCTACAGGTACAGCCAGTTCTGCTTTTACTACAACCAATGGAAGGCCAGGGTCAATCCAACCATGCACATGGATCACAAAGCCGGAGATAAGCTGTATGTGGATTTTGCTGGTGAAAAGATGAACCTTACCGATAAGGATACCGGTGAGATCATATCAGTAGAAGTCTTTGTAGCCATACTAGGTGCCAGCCAGCTTACTTATGCAGAGGCTGTTATGAGCCAGCAAAAGGAAGACTTTATTGCCGCCTGCGAGAATACCCTGCACTTTATCGGCGGCGTACCCGCCGCCATTGTGCCGGATAACCTCAAAGCTGCCGTAACCAAAAGCAGCCGCTATGAGCCTACCCTGAATGAGACTTTTGAGGACTTTGCCGAACATTACGGTACCACCATCTTACCTGCGCGGGCGTACCGCCCGCGTGATAAAGCGCTGGTGGAAGGTGCTGTTAAGATCCTTTATAGCAAGGTCTATGCACCTTTAAACAAACAAACCTATCATTCTCTTGCAGACCTCAATGCAGCGATATGGGAAGCCCTGGAGGTGCATAACACCCAGTTCCTCAAAGGACGTAACTATAGCCGCAGGCTTCAGTTCGAGGAAGTAGAAAGGCATACACTCACCCCGCTTCCGGTCATGCGCTACCAGTTCAAACAGCACTTCTATGCCAAAGTGATCAAGAACGGGCATGTTAACCTGGGCCCTGATAAACACTACTACAGCGTTCCTTACCGCTACATCGGTAAACGGGTAAAGCTTTTATACTCACGCACAACCGTAGAGATCTTTTCTAACTATGAGCGGATCGCGCTGCACAAACGCAATAAGAATCCTTACGGCTATACGACAGATAAAGAGCACTTGGCCACCACACACCGCTTTAAGGCGGACTGGTCACCTGATATGTTCCTGGACTGGGCGGCCTCGATCCATGAGGATGTCAGGCTGTATATCCTGAAGATACTGGACCGCAAGCAGCACCCGGAACAGGCCTACAAGTCCTGCCTGGGGGTATTGGGCTTTGCCAAGAAAGCGGGTAACGAGCGCCTGATCGTCGCCTGCCAGCGTGCTTTAAGCTATGGCATTTACAACTATAAAACCATACAAACTATCCTGGAGAACAACATGGACAGCTATGAAGAAAGCCTGTTCGCAGACGAGCTGCCTATGCCCAGCCACAATAATAATTAG
- a CDS encoding site-specific integrase, whose amino-acid sequence MATIAIVLKTTKKLLNGEYAVALRITHDRQSRYFVISTLLTDQTLKLRCKPEEWKPAEAEDNGLGRFRKTFKGFKECNGLLETKLAEAQKILRGYELEAVPFDFERFEADLKGKATEQHKLKPNTSISVQDYYSQQIQILEEQGRVGLAGLYLEVQNILEKFKPQASLIDVNIRFLESFEYWMRNTRGNKDTTISVKMRNLQRVINQAIEDKLFKLENYPFGEKKYSINKRLNSKTKKIAITIDKISKLKKLDLEPDSALHLAQQMFLFSYYSRGMNFIDMSYLTWQDISESHINYTRRKTGGQFEIPLNEHNKGILDFYRNKNRSKGNFVFPILDLAIHQTLKQQYTRKKTALKAVNDNLKKLAAMIGEPNLKLTTNVGRHTYATGLKRLGANTSYISEALGHATEEQTQTYLDSFEKGAIESWEKKIFDL is encoded by the coding sequence ATGGCTACAATAGCAATTGTACTTAAAACAACTAAGAAACTTTTAAATGGCGAGTATGCCGTCGCTCTACGAATAACTCATGACAGACAAAGCCGCTATTTTGTTATCAGCACTTTATTAACAGACCAAACCCTAAAACTTCGTTGTAAACCCGAAGAATGGAAGCCAGCAGAAGCAGAGGACAATGGCTTGGGGCGTTTCCGAAAAACATTCAAAGGATTCAAGGAATGTAACGGATTGCTGGAAACAAAGCTTGCCGAAGCTCAAAAGATACTTCGTGGATATGAACTCGAAGCTGTACCCTTTGATTTTGAAAGGTTTGAAGCTGATCTTAAAGGCAAAGCGACAGAGCAACATAAGCTTAAACCAAATACCAGTATATCTGTACAGGATTACTACAGCCAACAAATTCAGATTCTTGAAGAACAAGGGCGTGTAGGCCTTGCAGGACTATACCTTGAAGTTCAAAACATTCTAGAGAAGTTTAAACCGCAAGCATCGCTGATAGATGTTAACATTAGATTTCTTGAAAGCTTTGAGTATTGGATGCGTAACACACGGGGTAACAAGGACACTACTATCAGTGTCAAGATGCGTAATCTGCAACGAGTTATTAATCAAGCAATAGAAGATAAGCTATTCAAGCTTGAAAACTATCCGTTTGGGGAAAAGAAGTATAGCATCAATAAGCGACTAAACAGCAAAACTAAGAAGATAGCTATCACGATCGATAAGATAAGCAAGCTCAAAAAACTTGATTTAGAACCTGATTCAGCATTACACCTTGCACAACAGATGTTTTTATTTAGCTATTATAGCAGAGGGATGAACTTCATTGATATGAGTTACCTTACTTGGCAAGACATATCAGAGAGCCATATCAACTACACTAGGCGCAAGACAGGCGGACAGTTTGAGATACCGCTCAATGAACATAACAAAGGTATCTTAGACTTTTATAGAAACAAGAATAGAAGCAAAGGTAACTTTGTATTTCCAATCCTTGACCTCGCTATACATCAAACACTGAAGCAACAGTACACACGAAAGAAAACTGCCCTTAAAGCAGTCAATGACAATTTGAAGAAACTTGCTGCAATGATTGGAGAGCCTAACCTTAAACTCACTACAAACGTAGGCAGACACACTTATGCAACTGGATTAAAACGGTTAGGTGCAAATACCAGTTACATATCTGAAGCATTAGGCCATGCTACAGAGGAGCAAACGCAAACATACTTAGATAGCTTTGAGAAAGGCGCTATTGAGAGTTGGGAGAAGAAGATATTTGATCTGTAG
- a CDS encoding ATP-binding protein, whose product MPKAPLPQNEQERLAALRSYHILDTATEKDFDDLTQLASAICGTPISLISLVDKDRQWFKSRYGLKASETDRAWSFCAHAINRPDELLEVEDASADARFKDNALVTGDPHIVFYAGVPLVDEDGFALGSLCVIDRERRKLSNEQQSALKILGAQVISKLKLRKKLVELEAAGTRIQKLNTLLTAKEREAMQIIEHAPIAMALHTGEEMNIRFANKMMLAAWGKDELVFGMPFNKALPELAALDFPRTMRQVYRKGIAYEQTEEHMSYVHNGVLKDFYYNYGFTPLKLADGTVWAILNTAVDVTNIVRSRETVKLAEERMRLAVQSAELGTWYIDANTREFTSSARLKEMFGFYADEDMSYEASINQIPDEHRYTVIQAVEAAITKGEAFDIEYPIVGYRDNILRWVRATGKVYPASENGQAPFFSGTMLDITERKQDDQRKNDFIGMVSHELKSPLTSLSGFLQILQLKAGKASDSFTHSMATKSLNQVKKMTALINGFLNTSRLGTGKIQLNKQSFAIDELIAETLNDTSLIQDTHSLIYEPGGHVLIEADRDKVGNVITNLLSNAIKYSPKGGEVKISCSAQKGMATVKIKDSGLGISQADQDKLFDRFYRVQSLETNHIAGHGIGLYLCAEIIQAHGGKIGVESELGKGSAFWFELPIV is encoded by the coding sequence ATGCCCAAAGCACCACTGCCACAAAACGAGCAGGAACGACTTGCCGCACTGCGATCGTACCATATACTTGATACGGCAACCGAAAAAGATTTTGACGACCTAACCCAGCTGGCTTCGGCTATTTGTGGTACCCCTATTTCATTGATCAGCCTGGTTGATAAAGACCGCCAGTGGTTTAAATCGCGCTATGGTTTAAAAGCGTCTGAAACTGATAGGGCGTGGTCTTTTTGCGCACACGCTATTAACAGGCCCGATGAGCTTTTGGAGGTTGAAGATGCCAGTGCCGATGCCCGTTTTAAAGACAATGCATTGGTAACCGGCGACCCGCATATTGTTTTTTATGCAGGCGTGCCCCTGGTTGATGAGGATGGCTTTGCGCTGGGCTCACTTTGTGTTATTGACCGCGAACGCCGTAAATTAAGTAACGAACAGCAATCGGCTCTTAAAATATTAGGAGCTCAGGTTATTTCTAAATTAAAGCTTCGCAAAAAACTGGTTGAGCTTGAAGCTGCCGGAACTCGTATACAAAAATTAAATACTCTGCTTACCGCCAAAGAGCGGGAGGCTATGCAAATTATTGAGCATGCACCTATTGCTATGGCCCTGCACACTGGCGAGGAGATGAACATCAGGTTTGCCAATAAAATGATGCTTGCTGCTTGGGGAAAAGATGAACTGGTTTTTGGTATGCCTTTTAACAAAGCTTTACCCGAGCTGGCTGCGCTTGATTTTCCGCGCACTATGCGCCAAGTGTATCGCAAAGGTATTGCGTATGAGCAAACCGAAGAGCATATGTCATACGTGCACAATGGCGTACTTAAGGATTTCTATTATAATTATGGGTTTACTCCTTTAAAACTGGCCGATGGTACCGTATGGGCTATTTTGAACACCGCTGTTGATGTTACCAACATAGTAAGGAGCCGCGAAACCGTTAAACTGGCAGAGGAGCGCATGCGGCTTGCGGTACAATCGGCCGAGTTGGGCACCTGGTATATTGATGCCAATACCCGCGAGTTTACATCATCGGCAAGGTTAAAAGAAATGTTTGGCTTTTATGCCGATGAGGATATGAGCTATGAAGCCTCAATTAATCAGATCCCTGATGAGCATCGATATACGGTGATACAGGCTGTTGAAGCCGCCATTACCAAAGGTGAAGCATTTGATATAGAATACCCTATTGTTGGCTACCGCGACAATATTTTACGCTGGGTAAGAGCAACCGGAAAAGTTTACCCAGCCTCTGAAAACGGACAGGCACCTTTCTTTTCGGGCACCATGCTTGACATAACAGAACGTAAGCAGGACGATCAGCGTAAAAACGATTTCATTGGCATGGTAAGCCATGAGTTGAAATCGCCTCTAACGTCGCTCAGCGGCTTTTTGCAAATATTGCAACTCAAAGCAGGAAAGGCCAGTGATTCTTTCACCCATTCAATGGCAACAAAATCATTGAACCAGGTTAAAAAGATGACCGCCCTGATCAATGGTTTTTTAAATACTTCGCGCTTAGGAACAGGTAAAATACAGCTTAACAAACAATCTTTTGCTATTGACGAGTTAATCGCTGAAACCTTAAACGACACATCTTTAATACAGGATACTCATAGCCTTATTTACGAACCGGGCGGGCATGTTTTAATTGAAGCCGATCGTGATAAAGTAGGCAACGTTATAACGAACCTATTGAGTAATGCTATTAAATATTCACCAAAGGGAGGAGAAGTAAAAATAAGCTGTTCGGCTCAAAAGGGTATGGCTACTGTAAAAATTAAAGACAGCGGCCTCGGCATAAGCCAGGCAGATCAGGATAAGCTTTTTGATCGTTTTTACCGTGTGCAAAGCCTCGAAACCAATCACATAGCAGGCCATGGCATAGGCTTATATTTATGTGCCGAAATTATACAGGCACACGGAGGCAAAATTGGAGTTGAAAGTGAGTTGGGTAAAGGCAGTGCTTTTTGGTTTGAGTTGCCGATAGTTTAG
- a CDS encoding ATP-binding protein: MLSSTTSLSNDELLQVLSLSKDATAIYTGHDIKILFANDAMLAFWGKDRSIIGQSLIKAVPELEGQPFFKMLQDVYTTGVTYADVLPAQTLRDGTLQTRYYDFEYRAIKNAEGKTYCILHAASDVTEVVLGKEAMERAREQQEALEREQALNEELMSSIEELTSTNEELQLTQQELNRLNFELEDRVATRTADLQESEARFRAMAESSGILIAVGDESSNATYFSNAWTDFTGAKPEDLLAFGWANYIHPDDRERYVNNYLSAFKTQEPFSGEFRVSDTSGSHHWMLAKAHPRYKPDGAFAGYICTCVDITEQKELEQRKDDFITIASHELKTPLTSLKVSLQLMDKIKHDPSNAMMPKLIMQARKSIQRVSALVDDLLSTRKLQQGQIQLNKAKFILSQLLNSCANPIAITGSHKISITGNLELEIFADEHQVDQVITNLLSNAVKYAPHSGEIRLEIQDSEGMVKVSVVDKGPGIAPDKIPHLFERYFRVDESGFHATGLGLGLYISAEIIKRHGGEIGVISELGSGSTFWFTLPLGVD; the protein is encoded by the coding sequence ATGTTAAGCTCAACCACATCGTTAAGTAACGATGAATTACTTCAGGTTTTATCTTTATCAAAAGATGCCACCGCTATATACACCGGACATGATATTAAAATACTGTTTGCCAATGATGCTATGCTTGCCTTTTGGGGTAAAGACCGCAGTATTATAGGCCAATCATTAATTAAGGCCGTGCCTGAATTGGAAGGGCAGCCATTTTTTAAGATGTTACAGGATGTTTACACGACCGGTGTTACCTATGCCGACGTGTTACCCGCCCAAACCCTTCGCGATGGAACGCTGCAAACCAGGTACTATGATTTTGAATATCGCGCCATAAAAAATGCCGAAGGGAAAACCTACTGCATACTACATGCAGCAAGCGATGTTACCGAAGTTGTTTTAGGTAAGGAAGCAATGGAACGCGCCCGCGAACAACAGGAGGCGTTAGAACGGGAACAGGCACTTAACGAAGAGTTGATGTCATCGATCGAAGAGTTAACATCAACTAACGAAGAGCTACAATTAACCCAGCAAGAACTCAATCGCTTAAATTTTGAACTGGAGGACCGGGTAGCCACCCGTACCGCCGATTTGCAGGAAAGCGAAGCCCGTTTCAGGGCTATGGCCGAAAGTTCGGGGATTTTAATAGCCGTGGGCGATGAAAGCAGCAATGCCACATATTTTAGTAACGCCTGGACAGATTTTACCGGTGCAAAGCCCGAAGACCTGCTGGCGTTTGGTTGGGCCAATTATATCCACCCCGATGATAGAGAGAGGTATGTTAATAATTACCTTTCGGCATTCAAAACCCAGGAACCTTTTAGCGGAGAGTTTAGAGTGAGTGATACTTCCGGGAGTCATCATTGGATGCTGGCTAAAGCGCACCCACGTTACAAGCCTGATGGTGCATTTGCGGGTTACATATGTACCTGTGTTGATATAACTGAGCAAAAAGAGCTCGAACAGCGTAAAGATGATTTTATTACCATTGCCAGCCATGAGTTAAAAACCCCCTTAACCAGTTTAAAGGTATCATTACAATTGATGGATAAAATTAAGCATGATCCATCAAACGCTATGATGCCCAAGCTCATTATGCAAGCGCGCAAGAGCATACAACGGGTAAGCGCTTTGGTTGATGATTTGCTAAGCACACGTAAATTGCAGCAAGGACAAATTCAGCTAAATAAAGCCAAATTTATACTATCACAATTATTAAATTCTTGTGCTAACCCTATTGCTATTACAGGGTCGCACAAAATAAGCATAACGGGCAATCTCGAACTCGAAATATTTGCCGATGAGCACCAGGTAGACCAGGTGATAACCAACCTTTTGAGTAATGCTGTTAAATATGCTCCCCATTCGGGCGAAATACGATTGGAAATTCAGGATAGCGAAGGCATGGTTAAGGTAAGTGTTGTTGATAAAGGCCCCGGTATAGCACCCGATAAAATACCGCATTTGTTTGAGCGTTATTTCAGGGTTGATGAATCGGGCTTTCATGCAACGGGCCTGGGTTTGGGGCTGTACATCAGTGCCGAAATTATTAAGCGGCACGGAGGCGAAATTGGTGTAATAAGCGAATTAGGCAGCGGAAGCACTTTTTGGTTTACACTTCCGTTAGGGGTAGATTAA
- a CDS encoding DUF4175 family protein, with translation MHSPDSYSQLINKVDAFIRKYYLNNLLRGIIFLGAGLFTAYITIALLEYFGNFNTVLRTILFYSFVLLNLALIFLLILPSLLAYFKLGKSLTHDQAAEIIGQHFGEVKDKLLNTLQLKKQANENEQHRLLLEASINQKINTLSPISFPSAINLKQNNRYVKWVAFPVAVIIIIAFTAPSVLTESTNRLIHHNKYFAPVAPFKFVVVNSNLSAVQGADLKLDIKLEGNNLPANIYIETGNNTFKLDKENLSRFHYLFTNVQQNTTFRITANGFYSQPYEIKVGLKPSLLNFDVELYYPAYLHKTSEKLSNAGDLTIPAGTTVKWLLHTRNASQMQFSMGNKQQQLQPQTNGLFEHSQKIVSNTTYSVLPLNNGAQQGDAANYRVNVIADELPVINVEQKQDSISSKAIYFTGDIRDDHGFSSLTFHYSTSVLNGKTLSASRAVKVDLGSTQANFFHYWDLKSLNIEPGTEVSYYFEVADNDGVSGPKKVRSPERTLQVPTEKQLNEQLNANSEAMKQKMQSAIKLAGQVERDAQKLNQMLLNKNTLSFDEKKQIEDLLRKKAELNELVKDIQADSKKDRFNREENQKQNAELQEKQKKIEDLFNQVLDEKTQEMLNRLQQMLQKEQKEGTRNELSKMQNDNKSLKKELDRMLELYKQLEFEQKLNQNVNELNKLAEEQKKLSEKTQQPGSDNQQLQKEQEQIKKNFEDVKKGIDELQKANEQLERKNKFEKPEKEEKAAEQQMNDSQQQLQKNDKQKASKSQQQAAQQMQQMAQKMQQNQQDSEEAENEVNAQQLRELLKVLVTSSFEQEKVMQTFKTMSANDPMYVGMAQKQKDIKDNLKTAEDTLYALSRRIPQIQSTVNQEVTAINTNIDKALDQLGDRRTPEANRSQQYAMTAMNNLALLLSEALDNIQNASSKGGKSGKQQSLSQLSQMQQQLNQNMQKMREQMQQQGNQGQSAKGQQGQKQGNNLSEQMARMARQQQQIRQQLEELNRQQNKDGTGKLGNLDKISKEMEQTESDLVNKKITEESLKRQRTIQTRLLEAEKAEQEREQDKQRESKEGKNTPPGYIKALQAYEQLKAKQTEQVQTVPSALNMYYKQKIKRYFDQLNAK, from the coding sequence ATGCATTCGCCCGATAGTTATTCCCAGCTTATTAACAAAGTTGATGCTTTCATCAGGAAGTATTATCTCAATAACTTGCTTAGGGGCATAATTTTTTTAGGTGCAGGCTTGTTTACGGCCTACATTACCATTGCGTTGTTAGAGTACTTCGGCAACTTTAATACCGTACTGCGTACTATTCTTTTTTATTCGTTTGTACTGCTCAATCTGGCGTTAATTTTTTTGCTCATACTACCATCGTTGCTGGCTTATTTTAAACTGGGCAAAAGCCTAACTCATGATCAGGCTGCCGAAATAATTGGCCAGCATTTTGGCGAGGTGAAAGACAAGCTGCTCAACACCCTGCAACTTAAAAAACAGGCTAATGAAAACGAGCAGCATCGCCTGTTGCTGGAAGCCAGCATTAACCAAAAGATAAACACGCTATCGCCCATTAGCTTTCCATCGGCTATTAACTTAAAGCAAAACAACCGTTATGTAAAGTGGGTAGCTTTCCCGGTGGCGGTTATCATCATAATTGCCTTTACCGCGCCATCGGTTTTAACCGAAAGCACTAATCGCCTTATACATCATAACAAATACTTTGCGCCGGTTGCGCCATTTAAGTTTGTGGTAGTTAATAGTAATTTATCGGCCGTGCAGGGAGCCGACCTTAAACTGGATATTAAGCTCGAAGGCAATAACCTGCCCGCCAATATTTATATTGAAACTGGCAATAACACCTTTAAGCTCGATAAAGAAAACCTGTCGCGTTTTCATTACCTGTTTACCAATGTGCAGCAAAACACCACGTTTCGCATCACGGCAAACGGGTTTTACTCGCAGCCTTACGAAATTAAGGTGGGGCTTAAACCATCGCTTTTAAATTTTGATGTAGAACTGTATTACCCGGCCTACCTCCACAAAACCAGCGAAAAGCTAAGCAATGCCGGCGACCTCACCATCCCGGCCGGAACCACCGTAAAATGGTTGCTGCATACCCGCAACGCCAGCCAAATGCAGTTTAGCATGGGCAATAAGCAGCAGCAGTTACAGCCACAAACTAACGGCCTGTTTGAGCACAGCCAAAAAATAGTATCAAATACCACATACAGCGTATTACCGCTAAACAACGGCGCACAACAGGGAGATGCGGCCAACTACCGCGTTAATGTTATTGCCGATGAGTTGCCGGTCATTAATGTGGAGCAAAAGCAGGACTCCATAAGCAGCAAGGCCATTTACTTTACAGGCGATATCCGCGATGATCATGGATTTTCATCGCTAACTTTTCATTACAGCACCAGTGTTCTCAATGGCAAAACGCTATCGGCAAGCCGGGCGGTAAAAGTTGACTTAGGAAGCACACAGGCCAACTTTTTCCATTACTGGGATTTAAAAAGCCTTAATATAGAGCCGGGCACCGAGGTAAGCTACTATTTTGAAGTGGCCGATAATGATGGTGTATCGGGTCCTAAAAAAGTACGGTCGCCCGAGCGCACTTTGCAGGTACCGACCGAAAAACAACTCAATGAGCAGCTAAATGCGAACAGTGAGGCCATGAAGCAAAAAATGCAATCGGCCATAAAACTGGCCGGGCAGGTAGAGCGCGATGCACAAAAGCTCAACCAGATGTTGTTAAATAAAAACACGCTGAGCTTTGATGAAAAGAAACAGATCGAAGACCTGCTACGCAAAAAAGCCGAACTAAACGAATTGGTAAAAGACATACAGGCCGACAGCAAAAAAGACCGTTTTAACCGCGAGGAAAACCAAAAGCAAAACGCCGAACTACAGGAAAAACAAAAGAAAATTGAGGATTTGTTTAACCAGGTGCTTGATGAAAAAACACAGGAGATGCTCAACCGCCTGCAACAGATGCTGCAAAAGGAGCAAAAAGAAGGTACCCGCAACGAATTGTCGAAAATGCAGAACGACAATAAATCGTTAAAAAAAGAGCTCGACCGCATGCTGGAACTGTACAAGCAACTGGAGTTTGAGCAAAAGCTGAATCAAAATGTTAACGAGCTGAACAAACTTGCCGAGGAGCAAAAAAAGCTGTCCGAAAAAACTCAACAGCCGGGTTCTGATAACCAGCAGCTGCAAAAGGAGCAGGAGCAGATTAAAAAGAATTTTGAAGATGTAAAAAAAGGCATCGACGAGCTGCAAAAGGCCAACGAGCAGCTGGAGCGCAAAAACAAATTTGAAAAGCCCGAAAAAGAAGAAAAGGCTGCTGAACAGCAAATGAACGACAGCCAGCAACAATTGCAAAAAAACGACAAGCAAAAAGCGTCCAAATCGCAGCAACAGGCAGCACAGCAAATGCAGCAAATGGCTCAAAAAATGCAGCAAAACCAGCAGGATAGCGAAGAGGCCGAAAATGAAGTAAATGCCCAACAATTGCGCGAATTGCTGAAAGTATTGGTTACCAGCTCTTTTGAGCAGGAAAAGGTAATGCAAACCTTTAAAACCATGAGCGCCAACGATCCAATGTATGTGGGTATGGCTCAAAAACAAAAGGATATAAAAGATAACCTGAAAACAGCAGAAGATACACTGTATGCCTTGAGCCGCCGTATACCTCAAATACAATCAACCGTAAACCAGGAGGTAACGGCCATTAACACAAATATTGATAAGGCGCTCGACCAATTGGGCGACCGCCGTACCCCCGAAGCAAACCGCAGCCAGCAATACGCCATGACAGCCATGAATAATTTGGCCTTGTTATTGAGTGAAGCATTAGATAACATACAAAATGCCAGCAGCAAGGGCGGGAAAAGCGGTAAGCAGCAATCGTTATCACAATTGAGCCAAATGCAGCAGCAGCTTAACCAAAACATGCAAAAAATGCGCGAGCAAATGCAGCAGCAGGGCAACCAGGGGCAAAGCGCAAAAGGGCAGCAAGGCCAGAAACAAGGTAATAACTTAAGCGAGCAAATGGCCCGCATGGCACGGCAGCAGCAGCAAATAAGGCAACAGCTGGAAGAGCTTAACCGCCAGCAAAACAAAGATGGCACCGGCAAACTGGGCAACCTGGATAAAATTTCGAAAGAAATGGAACAAACCGAGAGCGATCTCGTAAACAAGAAAATCACGGAGGAATCGTTAAAGAGACAGCGAACCATCCAAACACGTTTACTGGAGGCCGAAAAAGCCGAGCAGGAGCGTGAACAGGATAAACAACGGGAAAGCAAGGAGGGTAAAAACACACCACCGGGATATATAAAGGCTTTGCAGGCTTATGAACAACTGAAGGCAAAGCAAACAGAGCAGGTACAAACAGTACCATCTGCACTCAACATGTACTATAAACAAAAAATTAAACGTTACTTTGACCAACTCAATGCAAAATAG